A genomic region of Christiangramia sp. OXR-203 contains the following coding sequences:
- a CDS encoding MarR family winged helix-turn-helix transcriptional regulator: MYSVSRLITRAYKPYLDTMGLTYPQYLVLLVLWEKDEQSVNQIGKKLLLNTNTLSPLIQRMQKNGLLLRTRSSEDERTVKVNLTRKGLGYKEQARNIPKDLLGKLLNEDVQVTDVMLLKKTLDSWIDILNNEKEMNINSEK, encoded by the coding sequence TTGTATTCTGTATCTAGATTGATCACAAGGGCGTACAAACCTTACCTGGACACCATGGGTCTAACCTACCCTCAATACCTTGTATTGCTTGTACTCTGGGAGAAAGATGAACAATCTGTCAATCAGATTGGAAAGAAACTATTACTCAACACTAATACCTTGTCACCTCTCATTCAGCGAATGCAAAAAAATGGTTTACTGTTACGTACCCGTTCTTCCGAAGATGAAAGAACGGTAAAAGTCAATTTAACCAGGAAGGGACTTGGTTATAAAGAACAAGCTAGGAATATTCCTAAAGATCTACTTGGGAAACTACTCAATGAAGACGTGCAGGTCACAGATGTTATGTTATTAAAGAAAACACTTGATTCCTGGATAGATATATTGAACAATGAAAAGGAAATGAATATAAATTCAGAAAAATAA
- a CDS encoding DoxX family membrane protein, which yields MKNYIETTTLQNIFRILLSVFMIYAGFSHLSFNRVDFQAQVPDWVPMSKDLVVILSGIVEMILGLALLFWKNQRVKVGWFLAIFFVLIFPGNIAQYVDGKDAFGVLDSDRARLIRLFFQPVLIAWVLWSTGAWTAWRNS from the coding sequence ATGAAGAATTATATTGAAACTACTACCCTACAGAATATCTTCCGAATACTACTTTCAGTTTTCATGATCTACGCAGGATTTAGTCATTTAAGTTTTAACCGCGTGGATTTCCAGGCGCAAGTTCCAGACTGGGTGCCAATGAGCAAAGATCTAGTGGTTATACTTTCGGGGATCGTTGAAATGATTCTGGGTCTTGCCCTACTCTTCTGGAAAAATCAGCGTGTTAAGGTTGGCTGGTTTTTGGCAATTTTCTTTGTATTGATCTTTCCGGGAAATATCGCGCAATATGTAGATGGTAAAGATGCTTTTGGAGTTCTGGATTCAGATAGAGCAAGACTTATAAGATTGTTTTTTCAGCCCGTACTTATAGCCTGGGTTTTATGGTCTACTGGCGCATGGACTGCCTGGAGAAATTCTTAG
- a CDS encoding DUF421 domain-containing protein, producing the protein MEKWFDLTLNSALAIIISCLGIYVSIIIYTRIFGKRSFSKMSSFDFAMTVAVGSMLATTVLSDSVTLPEGMIGLFFIYLFQLVAAYLRRWDFFREAIDNSPLLLMDGKDILHDNLTKARVTVTDLRSKLREANIVELEDVKAVVFETTGNIVVIHSHDNRPVNDWLLKDVQRK; encoded by the coding sequence ATGGAAAAATGGTTTGATTTAACATTGAATTCTGCTTTAGCAATTATAATTTCCTGTCTGGGAATTTATGTATCGATAATCATATATACCAGGATCTTCGGGAAAAGAAGCTTTTCAAAAATGTCAAGTTTTGACTTTGCGATGACCGTTGCTGTGGGATCGATGCTGGCCACCACGGTACTATCTGATTCTGTGACCCTTCCGGAAGGCATGATTGGACTCTTCTTTATATACCTTTTTCAATTAGTCGCAGCTTATTTACGTAGATGGGATTTTTTCAGAGAAGCTATAGATAACTCTCCATTGCTTTTAATGGATGGAAAGGATATCTTACACGATAATCTTACCAAAGCAAGAGTTACGGTAACCGACCTTCGTTCTAAATTAAGAGAAGCAAATATCGTAGAACTGGAAGATGTAAAAGCAGTAGTCTTTGAAACAACTGGAAATATTGTGGTGATCCACTCCCATGATAACAGACCTGTAAATGACTGGCTGTTAAAGGATGTACAGAGAAAATAA
- a CDS encoding catalase, which produces MSEKEKDKKSQDLSRDTKNAEGKTMTTNQGVKVNDTNNSLKAGERGATLLEDFILREKITHFDHERIPERIVHARGSGAHGYFELYESMDKYTKAPIFTDTNRKTPVFVRFSTVAGNKGSADLARDVRGFAVKFYTEEGIFDLVGNNMPVFFIQDSMKFPDLIHAVKPEPDRDIPQAASAHDTFYDFVSQTTETLHNHIWVMSDRAIPRSFRMMEGFGIHTFRLVNAEGKSHFVKFHWKPLLGTHSVTWDEAVKIHGADTDFHRRDLWDAIDAGHFPEWELGLQIIPEEDEHKFEFDILDPTKLIPEEMVPVQRIGKMTLNRNPDNFFAETEQVAFHPGHIVPGIDFSNDPLLQGRLFSYTDTQLSRLGSPNFHELPINRPVNETHNNQRDAHMRMTINKGKTAYFPNSIGGGCPHLAKMAEGGFTPYEERIDGRKTRARSESFNDHYSQPAMFYRSLTDWEKDHVADAYTFEIGKCTYDHIKERMLYIINQIDEGLAAKVAEGLGMEIPNKIDGPVNKAIGADADVDKHQPPKKKNYLDKSEALSLTHLKSDSIATRQIGFLLGDGFDGESMGKMKKALEDKGAMVQLLAPHGGTIKCDEGKSHKVDAALLTTESVLFDAIYIPGGSKSLEALNKAPKTAKFVNETLKHCKAIAIDKEVMDKIENTYLDKFKEDAAVLIDETPEKFIEQIAAHRNWSRQKEAMSIPV; this is translated from the coding sequence ATGAGTGAGAAAGAAAAGGACAAAAAATCCCAGGATCTGTCCCGGGATACAAAAAATGCTGAAGGTAAAACGATGACCACTAATCAGGGTGTTAAGGTGAACGACACTAATAATTCCCTGAAAGCCGGTGAAAGGGGGGCCACACTCCTGGAAGATTTTATATTAAGAGAGAAAATCACACATTTCGATCATGAAAGAATTCCGGAAAGGATCGTTCATGCGAGAGGAAGTGGAGCTCATGGATATTTTGAACTATATGAAAGTATGGATAAATATACCAAGGCGCCAATTTTCACAGATACCAACAGGAAAACACCTGTTTTCGTAAGATTCTCAACTGTAGCGGGAAATAAAGGTTCTGCAGACCTGGCGAGAGATGTTCGTGGATTCGCCGTGAAATTTTATACAGAGGAAGGAATCTTTGACCTTGTAGGAAATAACATGCCTGTGTTTTTTATTCAGGATTCCATGAAGTTTCCAGACCTAATTCATGCCGTAAAGCCAGAGCCGGATAGAGATATTCCTCAGGCAGCGTCTGCTCATGATACGTTCTACGATTTCGTATCCCAAACTACCGAAACACTGCACAACCATATATGGGTTATGAGTGATCGTGCGATTCCAAGAAGTTTTAGAATGATGGAAGGTTTTGGTATTCATACCTTTAGATTGGTAAATGCTGAAGGCAAGTCACATTTCGTGAAATTCCACTGGAAGCCATTATTAGGTACACATTCCGTAACCTGGGATGAAGCAGTGAAAATTCATGGCGCTGATACCGACTTCCATAGAAGAGATCTTTGGGATGCCATTGATGCGGGACACTTTCCTGAATGGGAACTTGGACTACAGATCATTCCTGAAGAAGATGAACATAAGTTCGAATTTGATATTCTGGATCCAACAAAACTGATTCCCGAAGAAATGGTACCAGTACAACGTATTGGTAAAATGACCTTAAACCGTAACCCAGACAATTTCTTTGCAGAAACTGAGCAAGTTGCATTCCACCCAGGTCATATCGTACCCGGAATAGACTTTTCTAACGATCCATTATTACAGGGTAGATTGTTCTCATATACAGATACACAGTTATCAAGGCTGGGAAGTCCTAACTTCCACGAATTACCAATTAACCGCCCGGTGAACGAGACTCATAACAATCAGCGTGACGCTCATATGAGAATGACAATCAACAAAGGTAAGACGGCTTATTTCCCTAATTCAATTGGTGGAGGTTGCCCGCATCTTGCAAAAATGGCTGAAGGTGGATTCACTCCTTATGAAGAAAGAATTGACGGTAGAAAGACCAGAGCTAGAAGCGAGAGTTTCAATGATCATTATTCTCAACCAGCGATGTTCTATAGAAGTTTAACCGACTGGGAAAAGGATCACGTTGCAGACGCATATACTTTCGAAATTGGAAAATGTACCTATGATCATATCAAAGAACGTATGCTTTATATCATTAACCAGATCGATGAGGGTCTTGCAGCTAAGGTTGCTGAAGGATTGGGTATGGAGATTCCAAATAAAATTGATGGTCCGGTAAATAAAGCTATAGGCGCAGATGCCGATGTAGATAAGCATCAGCCACCTAAGAAAAAGAATTATCTTGATAAATCTGAAGCACTTAGCCTTACGCATTTAAAATCTGACAGTATCGCTACACGCCAAATCGGTTTTCTTTTAGGAGATGGTTTTGATGGTGAGTCTATGGGTAAAATGAAAAAAGCTTTAGAAGATAAAGGAGCAATGGTTCAATTACTAGCCCCTCATGGTGGTACTATAAAATGTGATGAGGGCAAAAGTCATAAAGTGGATGCAGCTTTGTTAACTACGGAAAGTGTTCTATTTGATGCAATATATATTCCTGGTGGTAGCAAAAGCCTGGAAGCTTTAAACAAAGCTCCTAAAACGGCAAAATTCGTCAATGAAACTCTGAAACATTGCAAAGCAATTGCAATAGACAAAGAGGTGATGGATAAGATAGAGAATACATATCTGGATAAGTTCAAGGAAGATGCAGCAGTTTTAATTGATGAAACTCCAGAAAAGTTCATTGAACAGATCGCTGCTCACAGAAACTGGTCTAGGCAAAAAGAAGCAATGTCTATACCTGTTTAA
- a CDS encoding GAF domain-containing sensor histidine kinase has product MKKPDIPENEDLRLRSVRQLGLLDSLPQESYDNITTLASEICRTPVALLTILDKDIQWFKSKKGLGADQTGRDVSFCGHAILEPNKVFEVDNALEDSRFEDNPLVLDEETHFRSYAGVPILNKQGLPLGTLCVINKTPKKLSIHQKKSLIALGKQVEILYEYHLQNTELKKAQSNQLENNKILREFAGNVSHDLKMPLANMIITSDIVKAKYASVLDEKGKEYLDYIKNSGLKLSEYITGLLEYYSEDGSKPSEVKEFFLNDLLEDTIDLLHIDSNCDIRLPEENLKIRVNRAGLGQIMMNLISNSLKYNDAEEIVINIECYENGAFYHFSVSDNGIGIPEENLEQIFELFTVINVKGTPDERGHGIGLSTVQKLVDTMNGQISVQSTLNKGTTFNFSLEKPTWN; this is encoded by the coding sequence ATGAAGAAACCCGATATACCGGAAAACGAAGATCTAAGATTACGAAGTGTACGACAACTTGGCCTGCTAGATTCACTCCCTCAAGAATCCTACGATAACATTACGACCCTGGCCAGTGAAATTTGTCGTACTCCTGTAGCGCTGCTTACCATTCTGGATAAGGACATTCAATGGTTCAAGTCTAAAAAAGGTCTGGGAGCAGATCAAACCGGCCGTGATGTTTCATTTTGTGGACATGCAATCCTGGAACCTAACAAGGTTTTCGAGGTGGACAATGCTCTGGAAGATTCTCGCTTTGAAGATAATCCCCTTGTGCTGGACGAGGAAACCCATTTTAGATCTTATGCCGGAGTTCCAATTTTGAATAAGCAAGGTTTACCGCTGGGAACGCTGTGTGTGATCAACAAAACACCTAAGAAATTAAGCATACATCAAAAAAAATCATTGATTGCTTTGGGTAAACAGGTAGAGATCTTATATGAATATCATCTACAGAACACTGAATTAAAAAAGGCGCAGAGCAATCAGCTTGAAAATAATAAGATCCTTCGTGAATTTGCTGGTAATGTAAGCCATGATCTTAAAATGCCCCTGGCGAACATGATCATTACCTCAGATATCGTAAAAGCTAAATACGCCAGCGTACTCGATGAAAAGGGGAAAGAATATCTCGATTACATTAAAAACTCCGGATTAAAATTAAGTGAATATATCACTGGTTTACTCGAATATTATTCTGAAGATGGTTCAAAACCTTCGGAAGTAAAAGAATTCTTTCTGAATGATCTACTTGAGGATACTATCGATCTATTACATATAGATTCCAATTGTGATATTCGCCTTCCGGAAGAAAATTTAAAGATTCGCGTTAATCGAGCAGGACTGGGACAGATCATGATGAACCTGATTAGCAATAGTTTGAAATATAATGATGCTGAAGAGATTGTAATTAATATAGAATGCTATGAAAATGGCGCGTTCTACCATTTTTCTGTTTCAGATAATGGGATTGGTATTCCTGAAGAAAACCTGGAACAAATATTTGAGCTGTTTACTGTAATTAACGTAAAAGGAACCCCAGATGAGCGAGGTCATGGAATTGGACTGAGCACAGTTCAAAAACTGGTGGATACCATGAATGGCCAAATTTCAGTGCAGAGCACTTTGAACAAAGGAACTACCTTTAATTTTTCTCTGGAAAAACCTACCTGGAATTAA